Sequence from the Terriglobales bacterium genome:
GCCATTAATGGTGAAATCGCGGCGTTGAACGTCTTCTTCAGCCGTGTCGGAATAGCGAACCGCGTCGGGATGGCGGCCATCGCTGTAACCGACATCGCTGCGGTAGGTTGCGACCTCTACCTGAATTGGAGTAGCGTCGCGTGTTCCATTGGGACGAATGAGCACTAGAATCACGCCGAATTGAGCGCCGACGGCGACAGTGTCAGCAAAAAGCGAGAGCACATCGTCTGGCCTGGCGCTGGTGGTGATGTCGTAGTCCTGAGGCGCAACGCCGAGCAGCAGATCGCGAACGCAGCCTCCAACGAAATACGCGGAGTGACCAGCCGCACGAATCCGTTCCAAAACGGAAAGAGCCGCAACGCGCGCTTTTTGAGAGCGGGCATGTGAAGCCGAAATGGTTTCGGTGGTCATGGCTGCATGTCGCTTTCAAACTCACGAAATCACGAAATCATACAATCGGAAAATTGCTATGTAACAGCCGGCCGACTCGACTGAGACTGCGGCCGCAGAAACCGATCCTCATCTGTCTTTATCATAAGGACTGCATGGCCTTGATTCTTGGCATCGAGAGTTCCTGCGACGAGACCGCGGCGGCGGTGGTTCGAGATGGCGAGGAGCTGCTTTCGAACGTTGTCTCATCGCAGATCGCGACGCATTCTCCGTATGGCGGAGTTGTTCCCGAACTGGCATCGCGCGAGCATCTGCGCGCGATTGTGCCGGTCGTGCGCAAAGCTGTTTTGGATGCAGACCTCGAGCTAAACGCGATGGATGCTTTTGCCGTGACTCAGGGCCCAGGCCTGGCTGGCTCGCTGCTGGTGGGGATCACGTACGCCAAGGCACTTGCGTTTGCTCTCTCGAAGCCGCTAATCGCGGTCAATCATCTTGAAGGACATATCCACGCCGTGTTGCTAGAGCATCGGCGTTCCCAGTCAGTGGAACTCGCGATGCCTGCGCTCGCGCTCGTCGTTTCGGGCGGCCATACGCATCTATACCTTGTCACCAAATCTGATAGTGGCTGGTCGTACCGCAATATCGGACGCACGCTCGACGATGCTGCAGGTGAGGCTTTCGACAAAGTGGCCAAGTTGTTGGGACTCGGCTATCCCGGCGGCCCGATCATCGAGGAGCTTGCAGTTCGAGGGGATCCAAGAGCAGTCGCGATGCCCTTATCGCAGATCAAAGCTAATCAGAAGCGGCACGGCTCCGATGCTGCAGAGAGCTACGACTTCTCCTTCAGCGGAATCAA
This genomic interval carries:
- the tsaD gene encoding tRNA (adenosine(37)-N6)-threonylcarbamoyltransferase complex transferase subunit TsaD; the protein is MALILGIESSCDETAAAVVRDGEELLSNVVSSQIATHSPYGGVVPELASREHLRAIVPVVRKAVLDADLELNAMDAFAVTQGPGLAGSLLVGITYAKALAFALSKPLIAVNHLEGHIHAVLLEHRRSQSVELAMPALALVVSGGHTHLYLVTKSDSGWSYRNIGRTLDDAAGEAFDKVAKLLGLGYPGGPIIEELAVRGDPRAVAMPLSQIKANQKRHGSDAAESYDFSFSGIKTAVLRFVETHGMSNATENRRNALGGIHEPRLEDYLHNLDQLTLDLVASFQEAVVQDLVRKTLRAAQRFEVELLIVSGGVASNKRLRDEFTSRAKAKGLQVFFPGRGLSTDNAAMIAAAAFPKYRARDFADIHVSAEASLPLGTR